Proteins from a genomic interval of Quercus robur chromosome 9, dhQueRobu3.1, whole genome shotgun sequence:
- the LOC126700865 gene encoding uncharacterized protein LOC126700865 → MAKWGATLGAFNVKYMPRTAMKGQVLADLVAKFTEELGNSEERVNPEETVHVEIVVVHRTWQLFVDDATNQKGSGIGIVMISPNGITLEKSFRLGFLATNNEAEYEALLVGLIVVQKLGGKTLRAYCDSRLMVGQVQGEYEVKDPRMLWYLNRVKLLLRYFHSFTLKQVPQGMNSHADLFATLATVSREDLPRIVLIESYVSPAYDELPPVGVNFTRIGSIWQDPLVVFLKDGILPEDKVEAEKVHRKEPRFWLSEDQKLYKRSYLGPYLLCVHPKAVDMLLEELHKGIYGSHTRGRSLAHRALTQRYWWSSMQKSSQDYVKKCDQCQRATGNRKYLLVATDYFTKWVEAEPLANIRDQDMKRQAEATNKVIVDGLKKRLEEVKEKWVDELPHVLWTYRTMPRRSTGETPFSMTYGSEVVIPTKTGFPTPRFNQSLGDGNKQFLPIASI, encoded by the exons ATGGCAAAATGGGGAGCCACGCTCGGAGCATTTAATGTCAAGTACATGCCCCGAACAGCCATGAAGGGCCAAGTTTTGGCGGATTTAGTGGCGAAATTTACCGAGGAATTGGGAAACTCAGAGGAAAGGGTAAACCCTGAAGAGACAGTACATGTGGAGATTGTTGTAGTTCATCGCACCTGGCAACTATTTGTGGATGATGCAACCAACCAAAAGGGATCAGGAATAGGAATCGTGATGATTTCACCAAATGGGATTACTTTGGAGAAGTCATTCAGGCTCGGTTTTTTGGCAACAAATAATGAGGCGGAGTATGAGGCTTTATTAGTAGGATTAATTGTTGTGCAAAAACTTGGGGGTAAGACTTTAAGAGCATATTGTGATTCAAGGCTCATGGTTGGACAAGTCCAAGGTGAGTACGAGGTGAAGGACCCGAGGATGCTTTGGTACTTAAATCGAGTTAAGCTATTGTTGAGGTACTTTCATTCCTTTACGCTTAAGCAAGTCCCTCAAGGCATGAACTCCCATGCTGATTTGTTTGCAACTCTGGCTACGGTTAGTAGGGAGGACCTGCCTCGAATTGTACTCATTGAGAGTTATGTGTCGCCTGCTTATGATGAGCTGCCTCCAGTAGGAGTTAATTTTACAAGGATTGGCTCCATTTGGCAAGACCCATTGGTTGTGTTCCTAAAAGATGGGATTCTACCTGAGGACAAGGTTGAGGCGGAGAAGGTTCATAGAAAAGAACCAAGATTTTGGCTTTCTGAAGACCAAAAACTATACAAACGCTCATACTTGGGACCATACTTGTTATGTGTTCATCCCAAAGCAGTGGATATGTTGCTGGAAGAACTACACAAGGGAATTTATGGTAGCCATACGAGGGGCAGGTCACTTGCTCACAGAGCTTTGACGCAAAGATATTGGTGGTCGAGTATGCAAAAAAGCTCACAAGATTATGTTAAGAAATGTGACCAATGTCAAAG AGCCACAGGGAATCGCAAGTATCTCCTTGTTGCTACTGactatttcactaaatgggtggaagctgaaccaCTGGCAAACATCCGAGATCAAGACATGAAAAG GCAAGCAGAGGCCACAAATAAAGTTATTGTGGATGGTTTGAAGAAGAGATTGGAAGAAGTAAAGGAAAAGTGGGTGGACGAGCTACCTCATGTTCTATGGACCTACCGCACGATGCCTAGAAGATCTACAGGTGAGACCCCAttttccatgacctatggaTCCGAAGTGGTTATTCCTACAAAAACAGGATTCCCAACTCCAAGGTTCAACCAATCCCTTGGTGACGGCAACAAGCAATTCCTACCCATAGCCTCGATTTGA